One Lepus europaeus isolate LE1 chromosome X, mLepTim1.pri, whole genome shotgun sequence genomic window carries:
- the IKBKG gene encoding NF-kappa-B essential modulator isoform X2, with amino-acid sequence MLSGAQGSLVFKARALRSRTDSGPGETYRCTHDDEYTVTWMNRQPWKNQLCEMVQPSGGPAGDQDVLPEESSLGKPAMLHLPAEQGAPDTLQRCLEENQELRDAIRQSNQMLRERCEELLRFQVSQREEKEFLLCKFQEARKLVERLNLEKLDLKRQREQALQEVEHLKRCQQMAEDKASVKAQVTSLLGELQESQSRLEAATKERQALEGRARAASEQARQLESEREALQQQHSVQVDQLRMQSQSVEAALRMERQAASEEKRKLAQLQVAYHQLFQDYDNHIKNSMVSGERKRGMQLEDLKQQLRQAEEALVAKQEVIDKLKEEAEQHKMVMETVPVLKAQADIYKADFQAERQAREKLAEKKELLQEQLEQLQREYSKLKASCQESARIEDMRKRHVEVSQPPLPPAPAHHSFYLTLSNQRRSPPEEPPDFCCPKCQYQAPDMDTLQIHVMECIE; translated from the exons TTCGGGGCCTGGGGAGACTTACCGATGCACCCATGATGATGAATAT ACCGTGACTTGGATGAACAGGCAGCCCTGGAAGAACCAGCTGTGTGAGATGGTGCAGCCCAGCGGCGGCCCGGCAGGGGACCAGGACGTGCTGCCTGAAGAGTCTTCTCTGGGGAAGCCGGCCATGCTGCATCTGCCCGCAGAGCAGGGTGCTCCTGACACTCTCCAGCGCTGTCTGGAGGAGAACCAAGAGCTCCGAG ATGCCATCCGGCAGAGCAACCAGATGCTGCGGGAGCGCTGTGAGGAGCTGCTGCGTTTCCAGGTCAgccagagggaggagaaggagttcCTCCTGTGCAAGTTCCAGGAGGCCAGGAAACTGGTGGAGAGACTGAACCTGGAGAAGCTCGAcctgaagaggcagagagaacaggcCCTGCAGGAGGTGGAGCACCTGAAGAGATGCCAGCAG ATGGCTGAGGACAAGGCCTCTGTGAAAGCTCAGGTGACATCCTTGCTGGGGGAGCTCCAGGAGAGCCAGAGTCGCTTGGAGGCTGCCACCAAGGAGCGACAGGCTTTGGAGGgcag GGCCCGGGCGGCCAGTGAGCAGGCCAGGCAGCTGGAGAGTGAGCGGGAGGcgctgcagcagcagcacagcGTGCAGGTGGACCAGCTGCGCATGCAGAGCCAGAGCGTGGAGGCCGCCCTCCGCATGGAGCGCCAGGCTGCCTCAGAGGAAAA GCGGAAGCTGGCCCAGTTGCAGGTGGCATATCACCAGCTCTTCCAAGACTATGACAACCACATCAAGAACAGCATGGTGAGCGGTGAGCGGAAGCGG GGGATGCAGCTGGAGGATCTGAAGCAGCAGCTCCGGCAGGCCGAGGAGGCCCTGGTGGCCAAGCAAGAAGTGATTGACAAGTTGAAGGAGGAGGCCGAGCAGCACAAGATGGTGATGGAGACCGTGCCAGTCCTGAAGGCCCAG GCGGATATCTACAAGGCAGACTTCCAGGCTGAGAGGCAGGCCCGGGAGAAGTTGGCTGAAAAGAAGGAGCTGCTgcaggagcagctggagcagtTGCAGAGGGAATACAGCAAGCTGAAGGCCAGCTGTCAGGAGTCAGCCAG GATTGAGGATATGAGGAAGCGGCATGTAGAGGTCTCCcagccccctctgccccctgccccag CCCACCACTCCTTCTATCTGACGCTGAGCAACCAGAGGAGAAGCCCCCCAGAGGAGCCACCCGACTTCTGTTGTCCTAAGTGCCAATATCAGGCTCCCGATATGGACACCCTGCAGATACACGTCATGGAGTGCATTGAGTAG
- the IKBKG gene encoding NF-kappa-B essential modulator isoform X3: MNRQPWKNQLCEMVQPSGGPAGDQDVLPEESSLGKPAMLHLPAEQGAPDTLQRCLEENQELRDAIRQSNQMLRERCEELLRFQVSQREEKEFLLCKFQEARKLVERLNLEKLDLKRQREQALQEVEHLKRCQQQMAEDKASVKAQVTSLLGELQESQSRLEAATKERQALEGRARAASEQARQLESEREALQQQHSVQVDQLRMQSQSVEAALRMERQAASEEKRKLAQLQVAYHQLFQDYDNHIKNSMVSGERKRGMQLEDLKQQLRQAEEALVAKQEVIDKLKEEAEQHKMVMETVPVLKAQADIYKADFQAERQAREKLAEKKELLQEQLEQLQREYSKLKASCQESARIEDMRKRHVEVSQPPLPPAPAHHSFYLTLSNQRRSPPEEPPDFCCPKCQYQAPDMDTLQIHVMECIE, from the exons ATGAACAGGCAGCCCTGGAAGAACCAGCTGTGTGAGATGGTGCAGCCCAGCGGCGGCCCGGCAGGGGACCAGGACGTGCTGCCTGAAGAGTCTTCTCTGGGGAAGCCGGCCATGCTGCATCTGCCCGCAGAGCAGGGTGCTCCTGACACTCTCCAGCGCTGTCTGGAGGAGAACCAAGAGCTCCGAG ATGCCATCCGGCAGAGCAACCAGATGCTGCGGGAGCGCTGTGAGGAGCTGCTGCGTTTCCAGGTCAgccagagggaggagaaggagttcCTCCTGTGCAAGTTCCAGGAGGCCAGGAAACTGGTGGAGAGACTGAACCTGGAGAAGCTCGAcctgaagaggcagagagaacaggcCCTGCAGGAGGTGGAGCACCTGAAGAGATGCCAGCAG CAGATGGCTGAGGACAAGGCCTCTGTGAAAGCTCAGGTGACATCCTTGCTGGGGGAGCTCCAGGAGAGCCAGAGTCGCTTGGAGGCTGCCACCAAGGAGCGACAGGCTTTGGAGGgcag GGCCCGGGCGGCCAGTGAGCAGGCCAGGCAGCTGGAGAGTGAGCGGGAGGcgctgcagcagcagcacagcGTGCAGGTGGACCAGCTGCGCATGCAGAGCCAGAGCGTGGAGGCCGCCCTCCGCATGGAGCGCCAGGCTGCCTCAGAGGAAAA GCGGAAGCTGGCCCAGTTGCAGGTGGCATATCACCAGCTCTTCCAAGACTATGACAACCACATCAAGAACAGCATGGTGAGCGGTGAGCGGAAGCGG GGGATGCAGCTGGAGGATCTGAAGCAGCAGCTCCGGCAGGCCGAGGAGGCCCTGGTGGCCAAGCAAGAAGTGATTGACAAGTTGAAGGAGGAGGCCGAGCAGCACAAGATGGTGATGGAGACCGTGCCAGTCCTGAAGGCCCAG GCGGATATCTACAAGGCAGACTTCCAGGCTGAGAGGCAGGCCCGGGAGAAGTTGGCTGAAAAGAAGGAGCTGCTgcaggagcagctggagcagtTGCAGAGGGAATACAGCAAGCTGAAGGCCAGCTGTCAGGAGTCAGCCAG GATTGAGGATATGAGGAAGCGGCATGTAGAGGTCTCCcagccccctctgccccctgccccag CCCACCACTCCTTCTATCTGACGCTGAGCAACCAGAGGAGAAGCCCCCCAGAGGAGCCACCCGACTTCTGTTGTCCTAAGTGCCAATATCAGGCTCCCGATATGGACACCCTGCAGATACACGTCATGGAGTGCATTGAGTAG
- the IKBKG gene encoding NF-kappa-B essential modulator isoform X1, producing MLSGAQGSLVFKARALRSRTDSGPGETYRCTHDDEYTVTWMNRQPWKNQLCEMVQPSGGPAGDQDVLPEESSLGKPAMLHLPAEQGAPDTLQRCLEENQELRDAIRQSNQMLRERCEELLRFQVSQREEKEFLLCKFQEARKLVERLNLEKLDLKRQREQALQEVEHLKRCQQQMAEDKASVKAQVTSLLGELQESQSRLEAATKERQALEGRARAASEQARQLESEREALQQQHSVQVDQLRMQSQSVEAALRMERQAASEEKRKLAQLQVAYHQLFQDYDNHIKNSMVSGERKRGMQLEDLKQQLRQAEEALVAKQEVIDKLKEEAEQHKMVMETVPVLKAQADIYKADFQAERQAREKLAEKKELLQEQLEQLQREYSKLKASCQESARIEDMRKRHVEVSQPPLPPAPAHHSFYLTLSNQRRSPPEEPPDFCCPKCQYQAPDMDTLQIHVMECIE from the exons TTCGGGGCCTGGGGAGACTTACCGATGCACCCATGATGATGAATAT ACCGTGACTTGGATGAACAGGCAGCCCTGGAAGAACCAGCTGTGTGAGATGGTGCAGCCCAGCGGCGGCCCGGCAGGGGACCAGGACGTGCTGCCTGAAGAGTCTTCTCTGGGGAAGCCGGCCATGCTGCATCTGCCCGCAGAGCAGGGTGCTCCTGACACTCTCCAGCGCTGTCTGGAGGAGAACCAAGAGCTCCGAG ATGCCATCCGGCAGAGCAACCAGATGCTGCGGGAGCGCTGTGAGGAGCTGCTGCGTTTCCAGGTCAgccagagggaggagaaggagttcCTCCTGTGCAAGTTCCAGGAGGCCAGGAAACTGGTGGAGAGACTGAACCTGGAGAAGCTCGAcctgaagaggcagagagaacaggcCCTGCAGGAGGTGGAGCACCTGAAGAGATGCCAGCAG CAGATGGCTGAGGACAAGGCCTCTGTGAAAGCTCAGGTGACATCCTTGCTGGGGGAGCTCCAGGAGAGCCAGAGTCGCTTGGAGGCTGCCACCAAGGAGCGACAGGCTTTGGAGGgcag GGCCCGGGCGGCCAGTGAGCAGGCCAGGCAGCTGGAGAGTGAGCGGGAGGcgctgcagcagcagcacagcGTGCAGGTGGACCAGCTGCGCATGCAGAGCCAGAGCGTGGAGGCCGCCCTCCGCATGGAGCGCCAGGCTGCCTCAGAGGAAAA GCGGAAGCTGGCCCAGTTGCAGGTGGCATATCACCAGCTCTTCCAAGACTATGACAACCACATCAAGAACAGCATGGTGAGCGGTGAGCGGAAGCGG GGGATGCAGCTGGAGGATCTGAAGCAGCAGCTCCGGCAGGCCGAGGAGGCCCTGGTGGCCAAGCAAGAAGTGATTGACAAGTTGAAGGAGGAGGCCGAGCAGCACAAGATGGTGATGGAGACCGTGCCAGTCCTGAAGGCCCAG GCGGATATCTACAAGGCAGACTTCCAGGCTGAGAGGCAGGCCCGGGAGAAGTTGGCTGAAAAGAAGGAGCTGCTgcaggagcagctggagcagtTGCAGAGGGAATACAGCAAGCTGAAGGCCAGCTGTCAGGAGTCAGCCAG GATTGAGGATATGAGGAAGCGGCATGTAGAGGTCTCCcagccccctctgccccctgccccag CCCACCACTCCTTCTATCTGACGCTGAGCAACCAGAGGAGAAGCCCCCCAGAGGAGCCACCCGACTTCTGTTGTCCTAAGTGCCAATATCAGGCTCCCGATATGGACACCCTGCAGATACACGTCATGGAGTGCATTGAGTAG